The DNA segment AAGACTCACTTCCTGCAGGTTCACCACCATAATAGTTACCTGGAGCATATGCTTCAGAACCTCCATATTGACTATACTCAGGGCCGCTGACATCTCCTTGATTACCATCATCAAGCTCATCCGTCTTGGTGGTGGTGCTGTAGAAATCTTGCCTGCCACTGAAACTGCCAGCATCTTGAGCAGGAACTTCTCTGGCGTAGCTTGGGTTGAGTTGACTTGGTAGAGGGGAGCTGCCGTCACTGCCAGAATTCCCCCCAACGCCACCGTACCAGTACCCAGAACGCGGCAGCTGCCTGAATCTTGGGTCAGCATTACCTGATCTCAGGTCAGCATTACCTGATCTAGGGCCTGAGCAGAAACGAGATTTGTCGAGAAACTAGTTTAAAGCAGATTAAAGTTGCTCACAAATAcgtaatattgattaaaaaaggtTCTTACCCATTCTCACAGGTCCACAGATAACGTGTCCAATGAGAAGAAGGGAAATCCAGATCACCCTgtagaaacattttagttttagatcACATGTTTCTAACATAATATTTTTAGAGAGTATTTTACTtacttcattctgctgctgagtaAATTCAGGACACTGTTACAAGCTGGATTCTGCCAAAGACCCTGCACAGACATAACATGGGAACGTTTCAGCCATCAGTGATGTGGCAGCCATAACAACACATATCAGAAGTAGTAGAAAACCTTTTGATACCTGGTGTCCAGTGAGCAGCTTCTAAACAGGACCGTGTCTGGAGCATCATCCTCATGAGGTCAGAGCTGCTTTTATATGGTCAGCAGTGCAGCAGGGACTGATCGCTCAGTGGTAACAGCTGTAAACACCAGGGAGCGACTCGTTAAGCTcgttacagaggaaacatggggctcgtctgcagaggagctgatacTCGAGTCGTCAACACAGAACCCACATATTGAAATCATCATCAGCTGTGTTAAAGGACATTTCTGAACTGATGACTTCATGCTATGACTCTTTGGCTCACACCAAGATGTCTATCATTAAATTCACCTTCGTACGgatgtttgttctgtgcttcaggaataaactggaggaaacagaacataaaCTCACCTGCTCCTTTTCTTTAGAGTTTGTTAGTGATTTCATCCAACTTTTGATTTCAGGCACCACATTGCAAggcggcacggtggtacagtggtcaGCCTCACAGCAAGGAGGGTCATGGATTTGAATCCGACGATACATAGACTGAAGTTAGTGACGGGCTGGCGACCTGTCATGGGTGAACGCTAcctgtgtaaatacatttttatagtACAATAAGTGTTTCCTGTCTCGTATGGAATAATATCCTCCTGggatgatattaataataataaactttatttttatagcacctttcatacaagaaatgcagctcgcaaaagtgctttacataaaatatagttcaaactttttattttttatttaattcaaataagaagagaacagattttaagaaacataagacgttaaaattacatttaaaagaaaaggaaatcaaaatataaacaaataagggATTGGACATTATAATCCAGGAGTCTTCCCAGTCTCCCAGTCTTCCCAGTCTCCCAGTCAGCCCTACGTTGCTGCTGACCTTCACTTTATCAGCACATTACctttatgtgaatatttgtttatttgtcattactCCTGTTCTCCTGCACATTCAGTCCACGGCtcagatgaaattaaaagctttaaatttaaaaatcactgacttacatttaatacatttgagtATTTGACAGCAAATACAAGTGTAACTGAAACCttcattattacaataatttaaaagtgatgaaaaacaattgttCTTAATAGAATTAATTTGGGGAGTTATGTCAGTTAAGGTGGTGTAACCAGGGTCCTTTCTCAAACCAGTCCATCCGCTCCCAGCACATTGACTCGATTTAGAGAAACGCTTCAACATGAGGCTTCATTATTGAACATATGCAACTTGTGTGTTTAAGCAGAGAAGATGTTTCTGGCCTCACTTCACCAACTTCCATGGAGCCTGGTGAAGGAAACTAGAGTTTTGTCCTCTCCTGACTGTTTGTGTCCAAGTTGGGATTCAAGTGTTAATACACAGATTGTTTTGTGTATACAACATGTTTCCCTGCTTAGTTTTATCTTGGTagttaaattagattaaaaaaagtttagttGCATCCTGCTGGTATTTCCTGCACTGACAGTGACGCCTGAAAGAGTTAACTTCCCTTCACCTTTTACTGTTTCTGACTTGTCTCATTAGATATTTTATGACCatagtttccttttgttttcctgctgctcgtATTGGGtcttcattatgtttttgtgtatatCTGACTGTGGCTCCTGCTCCCTCAAACTCAGTGGTCAGCAGCCTACGTTGAATATTTGAACCCGCTTCGTTCTGTCGCTACGACCACAACTGACAATTGTAAGATTTATTCTGCCATTTTGATTGAACCTTTTAATCTCCATCTGCCAATACACCTCCATGTCCTTCTCTGTAGCTCCGGTCGGTAGCTGGAACCATCAACCTGTCAGCAGAGCTCAAACCTTTCTTGCAAGTTCACTGtagtggaaatccccctgaccaggtgtctcactgctgtgatactgtctacctgacaggatggaacccttatttggcagtgtctcactgctatgaccttgatcaacaaggtgcatgcccttatttggtgatgtttttcttccaactgctacagcggacggacagacacagatgatctcatgtctttcttcatattatgttttatgaaacgcctctttgtataagttctggcttttgtgaacttgcagccagttccattttgagcacccgtgcttgttgtgtaacctctgcagagtttattataaagactcaaaggcaactccagtctgagaatttcatatCTCAAGAGGAATTTCCATCACACTACCTTACACCCAAAACAAACTAGCATCTTCTGAGGCAGGATCCACAACATGTCCACCATGGAAcccaactttaaaaatgaagacagaataatgttcaagacatctgtttttaaagtcactttattGATATCAGGTTGGCAGCAGTGAGACAGTCAACCCTGGACAACTGGAAGGTAAAGACAAAAGTTAAGAGACTGCATAGACAGATCAAGAGGCGTCTGAACAGAATATTTACACCCCACCTTTGGCTGGAGGGTCAGCAGGGCGGCTCTGCACAGACAGTCTAGGGACTCTGCTCATGGGcaatggaggaagagcagcaggctCTCCTGGGGTGTAACGGCTTTGAGAGAACACGGCTCTTCCTCGTTCGTATTTAGAACGAGAGCTGAAGGAGTAAACTGGCTCCAGATCCGACACGTCACTGAAGACTAGCTCAGGGTTCCTAGCAGCTTCGACGGCAGCATCAGAGTCTTGGTTTAAcagagcttcagcttcagcttcagcgtCAGCGATGGAGTCGTCATCTCGAGTCTCGACAGGCTGGCGTTCTGGATATTCACCGTCGGACCTGCCATCGTTgtcagctgaagcagcagggtcATACTCATAGGCTGCATAAGACTCACTTCCTGCAGGTTCACCACCATAATAGTTACCTGGAGCATATGCTTCAGAACCTCCATATTGACTATACTCAGGGCCGCTGACATCTCCTTGATTACCATCATCAAGCTCATCCGTCTTGGTGGTGGTGCTGTAGAAATCTTGCCTGCCACTGAAACTGCCAGCATCTTGAGCAGGAACTTCTCTGGCGTAGCTTGGGTTGAGTTGACTTGGTAGAGGGGAGCTGCCGTCACTGCCAGAATTCCCCCCAACGCCACCGTACCAGTACCCAGAACGCGGCAGCTGCCTGAATCTTGGGTCAGCATTACCTGATCTCAGGTCAGCATTACCTGATCTAGGGCCTGAGCAGAAACGAGATTTGTCGAGAAACTAGTTTAAAGCAGATTAAAGTTGCTCACAAATAcgtaatattgattaaaaaaggtTCTTACCCATTCTCACAGGTCCACAGATAACGTGTCCAATGAGAAGAAGGGAAATCCAGATCACCCTgtagaaacattttagttttagatcACATGTTTCTAACATAATATTTTTAGAGAGTATTTTACTtacttcattctgctgctgagtaAATTCAGGACACTGTTACAAGCTGGATTCTGCCAAAGACCCTGCACAGACATAACATGGGAACGTTTCAGCCATCAGTGATGTGGCAGCCATAACAACACATATCAGAAGTAGTAGAAAACCTTTTGATACCTGGTGTCCAGTGAGCAGCTTCTAAACAGGACCGTGTCTGGAGCATCATCCTCATGAGGTCAGAGCTGCTTTTATATGGTCAGCAGTGCAGCAGGGACTGATCGCTCAGTGGTAACAGCTGTAAACACCAGGGAGCGACTCGTTAAGCTcgttacagaggaaacatggggctcgtctgcagaggagctgatacTCGAGTCGTCAACACAGAACCCACATATTGAAATCATCATCAGCTGTGTTAAAGGACATTTCTGAACTGATGACTTCATGCTATGACTCTTTGGCTCACACCAAGATGTCTATCATTAAATTCACCTTCGTACGgatgtttgttctgtgcttcaggaataaactggaggaaacagaacataaaCTCACCTGCTCCTTTTCTTTAGAGTTTGTTAGTGATTTCATCCAACTTTTGATTTCAGGCACCACATTGCAAggcggcacggtggtacagtggtcaGCCTCACAGCAAGGAGGGTCATGGATTTGAATCCGACGATACATAGACTGAAGTTAGTGACGGGCTGGCGACCTGTCATGGGTGAACGCTAcctgtgtaaatacatttttatagtACAATAAGTGTTTCCTGTCTCGTATGGAATAATATCCTCCTGggatgatattaataataataaactttatttttatagcacctttcatacaagaaatgcagctcgcaaaagtgctttacataaaatatagttcaaactttttattttttatttaattcaaataagaagagaacagattttaagaaacataagacgttaaaattacatttaaaagaaaaggaaatcaaaatataaacaaataagggATTGGACATTATAATCCAGGAGTCTTCCCAGTCTCCCAGTCTTCCCAGTCTCCCAGTCAGCCCTACGTTGCTGCTGACCTTCACTTTATCAGCACATTACctttatgtgaatatttgtttatttgtcattactCCTGTTCTCCTGCACATTCAGTCCACGGCtcagatgaaattaaaagctttaaatttaaaaatcactgacttacatttaatacatttgagtATTTGACAGCAAATACAAGTGTAACTGAAACCttcattattacaataatttaaaagtgatgaaaaacaattgttCTTAATAGAATTAATTTGGGGAGTTATGTCAGTTAAGGTGGTGTAACCAGGGTCCTTTCTCAAACCAGTCCATCCGCTCCCAGCACATTGACTCGATTTAGAGAAACGCTTCAACATGAGGCTTCATTATTGAACATATGCAACTTGTGTGTTTAAGCAGAGAAGATGTTTCTGGCCTCACTTCACCAACTTCCATGGAGCCTGGTGAAGGAAACTAGAGTTTTGTCCTCTCCTGACTGTTTGTGTCCAAGTTGGGATTCAAGTGTTAATACACAGATTGTTTTGTGTATACAACATGTTTCCCTGCTTAGTTTTATCTTGGTagttaaattagattaaaaaaagtttagttGCATCCTGCTGGTATTTCCTGCACTGACAGTGACGCCTGAAAGAGTTAACTTCCCTTCACCTTTTACTGTTTCTGACTTGTCTCATTAGATATTTTATGACCatagtttccttttgttttcctgctgctcgtATTGGGtcttcattatgtttttgtgtatatCTGACTGTGGCTCCTGCTCCCTCAAACTCAGTGGTCAGCAGCCTACGTTGAATATTTGAACCCGCTTCGTTCTGTCGCTACGACCACAACTGACAATTGTAAGATTTATTCTGCCATTTTGATTGAACCTTTTAATCTCCATCTGCCAATACACCTCCATGTCCTTCTCTGTAGCTCCGGTCGGTAGCTGGAACCATCAACCTGTCAGCAGAGCTCAAACCTTTCTTGCAAGTTCACTGtagtggaaatccccctgaccaggtgtctcactgctgtgatactgtctacctgacaggatggaacccttatttggcagtgtctcactgctatgaccttgatcaacaaggtgcatgcccttatttggtgatgtttttcttccaactgctacagcggacggacagacacagatgatctcatgtctttcttcatattatgttttatgaaacgcctctttgtataagttctggcttttgtgaacttgcagccagttccattttgagcacccgtgcttgttgtgtaacctctgcagagtttattataaagactcaaaggcaactccagtctgagaatttcatatCTCAAGAGGAATTTCCATCACACTACCTTACACCCAAAACAAACTAGCATCTTCTGAGGCAGGATCCACAACATGTCCACCATGGAAcccaactttaaaaatgaagacagaataatgttcaagacatctgtttttaaagtcactttattGATATCAGGTTGGCAGCAGTGAGACAGTCAACCCTGGACAACTGGAAGGTAAAGACAAAAGTTAAGAGACTGCATAGACAGATCAAGAGGCGTCTGAACAGAATATTTACACCCCACCTTTGGCTGGAGGGTCAGCAGGGCGGCTCTGCACAGACAGTCTAGGGACTCTGCTCATGGGcaatggaggaagagcagcaggctCTCCTGGGGTGTAACGGCTTTGAGAGAACACGGCTCTTCCTCGTTCGTATTTAGAACGAGAGCTGAAGGAGTAAACTGGCTCCAGATCCGACACGTCACTGAAGACTAGCTCAGGGTTCCTAGCAGCTTCGACGGCAGCATTAGAGTCTTGGTTTAAcagagcttcagcttcagcttcagcgtCAGCGATGGAGTCGTCATCTCGAGTCTCGACAGGCTGGCGTTCTGGATATTCACCGTCGGACCTGCCATCGTTgtcagctgaagcagcagggtcATACTCATAGGCTGCATAAGACTCACTTCCTGCAGGTTCACCACCATAATAGTTACCTGGAGCATATGCTTCAGAACCTCCATATTGACTATACTCAGGGCCGCTGACATCTCCTTGATTACCATCATCAAGCT comes from the Hippoglossus hippoglossus isolate fHipHip1 chromosome 6, fHipHip1.pri, whole genome shotgun sequence genome and includes:
- the LOC117763632 gene encoding uncharacterized protein LOC117763632, whose amino-acid sequence is MKVIWISLLLIGHVICGPVRMGPRSGNADLRSGNADPRFRQLPRSGYWYGGVGGNSGSDGSSPLPSQLNPSYAREVPAQDAGSFSGRQDFYSTTTKTDELDDGNQGDVSGPEYSQYGGSEAYAPGNYYGGEPAGSESYAAYEYDPAASADNDGRSDGEYPERQPVETRDDDSIADAEAEAEALLNQDSNAAVEAARNPELVFSDVSDLEPVYSFSSRSKYERGRAVFSQSRYTPGEPAALPPLPMSRVPRLSVQSRPADPPAKGGV
- the LOC117763136 gene encoding uncharacterized protein LOC117763136 translates to MKVIWISLLLIGHVICGPVRMGPRSGNADLRSGNADPRFRQLPRSGYWYGGVGGNSGSDGSSPLPSQLNPSYAREVPAQDAGSFSGRQDFYSTTTKTDELDDGNQGDVSGPEYSQYGGSEAYAPGNYYGGEPAGSESYAAYEYDPAASADNDGRSDGEYPQRQPVETRDDDSIADAEAEAEALVNHYSNAAVEAARNPESVFSDVSDLEPVYSFSFRSKYKRGRAVFSQSRYTPGEPAALPPLPMSRVLRLSVQSRPADPPAKGGV
- the LOC117763137 gene encoding uncharacterized protein LOC117763137; this encodes MKVIWISLLLIGHVICGPVRMGPRSGNADLRSGNADPRFRQLPRSGYWYGGVGGNSGSDGSSPLPSQLNPSYAREVPAQDAGSFSGRQDFYSTTTKTDELDDGNQGDVSGPEYSQYGGSEAYAPGNYYGGEPAGSESYAAYEYDPAASADNDGRSDGEYPERQPVETRDDDSIADAEAEAEALLNQDSDAAVEAARNPELVFSDVSDLEPVYSFSSRSKYERGRAVFSQSRYTPGEPAALPPLPMSRVPRLSVQSRPADPPAKGGV